A genomic region of Pseudochaenichthys georgianus chromosome 12, fPseGeo1.2, whole genome shotgun sequence contains the following coding sequences:
- the alpk2 gene encoding alpha-protein kinase 2 isoform X3, whose amino-acid sequence MHSLIENMLSAEKAGAEVELDISDPKVKSTEPLLNTSKCLNQEKTPNSDCLEPPSSSFDMSECLPFCSDSAPKDDDFRVCSYLGSSEPVLPILPHFSHDLISPLSESFSEFHFSKEPALSFSLIQDNGTPLLFGAMSSTSESSTETSDTEPPSSSEHCRATFLLKSLSHESDRLESDTALPPVSDLYIFESDTQEFLLTPDVDPQEIKSPEDKGQRTFSDTEGGKAEPDCGTCDLVCDSENVVTQCHSGSSEERAMVGYESDVSQHSKSRPPAVDACEAGLMSVNDGRRGKAEVSDSTHQTRRSDSPIELWLDACQYLTGEDTQDKDVWDQTGLHIIQGELTSDVYFPPGETNVSGYNPDGSEGIGWSSDDTRGWGPPVERWSSIDSWASALSDWSGIIAAPPEDFAAAFTEIGAGIDALTQALAEVNTHIRTETFKEGKGLEPGVQATMGIQDQPLEAQNTPESSFLSGQSSLCEAARPELRDREDSQSVESLCDSTANSQDEKEPEEIQSCQAELSACPTNQHSSMGSSSATMAFPGGYSSDVIVGSNSAYLDLSHFGFEDTFVSSEEHPVVLNITEDTDLAGQNKPGELMIEEPFRDEVCEVTYEHIVSQPGSVVEQEVNRSCAEVFREDTEPSSDLRFPPKNTLTNSRVPNVPKRPDTLPDLNGPCQVEQERGRPKFIMPLAPLDICSSLVCRTNCTLEGDQASLNDNTDLGCGHVQPCILWPTLDGITDKTSLDGNELIHRKENTTKSAEKSSTKKQPDFVTARKTILEEINDLSNELCHLADVPADHFIVSQRNRIAFITLDLNDPFVPWAVKPIAKAIPSELSQKTAGTMPHKTHKWTSESRARSKKDKTAGHHYGVQATKQQDHLSHHVSPQQETRPLSEENHISENIEVGPEEKEDKLVIEAVVEAEKAPNKPHGKKKKKHALNATGVKSVAEPLVEVDNGAKPKTAKGRIDMFEAKPGGKTWKTENDSDQSEEKKSQKAEAKAKASYGEPLLHREDHKDKPKNFTSTLNDDIIKKRRLSENKCVKIVSGLDSKLPKPDISILAKAEETKADAGATRKKAYSEVVKQKIPAKEGDESRVSVNICNASQKDLGKYQCQITSLHGSASLDYVLTYEVLSEIVIPPSPKTILSAPVEVGSEEEDIQCSRLIFKEDFLSDQCFGENQPASIITEKVHFGEGMHRRAFRTKMQAGQIPLLLPGHCCVLKVHNSISYGTKNNDELVQKNFTLAVEECHVQNTAREYIKAYTTAAESVKAFGAVPEIIPIYLVHRPSNDVPYATLEQELIGDFVKYSVKDGKEINLKRRDSEPGQKCCAFQHWVYHKTDGNLLVTDMQGVGMRLTDVGIATCKKGYKGFKGNCATSFIDQFKALHLCNMYCELLGLKSLQPKPRKAAPAPKARAPPPAAPKKKSFGPTVKGKS is encoded by the exons ATGCACAGTCTTATCGAAAACATGCTGTCCGCAGAAAAGGCAGGGGCCGAGGTCGAGTTAGATATCTCAGACCCTAAAGTCAAATCAACCGAGCCTTTATTAAACACTTCCAAATGTCTCAATCAGGAGAAAACCCCCAACTCAGACTGCTTGGAGCCCCCATCATCCAGCTTTGATATGTCCGAGTGTTTACCATTTTGCTCTGATTCAGCACCAAAGGATGATGATTTCAGAGTGTGTAGCTATTTGGGTTCATCAGAACCTGTATTACCAATATTACCTCACTTCTCTCATGATTTGATTTCCCCCCTCTCTGAATCTTTTTCAGAGTTTCACTTTTCAAAAGAACCAGCCCTGTCCTTTTCATTAATACAAGACAATGGTACACCTCTGCTTTTTGgggccatgtcttctacttctGAAAGTTCGACGGAGACATCTGACACTGAGCCTCCTTCCAGCTCTGAACACTGTCGAGCCACTTTTCTATTAAAGTCGTTATCACATGAGTCAGATCGTTTAGAGAGCGATACAGCTCTACCACCTGTGTCAGACCTTTACATCTTTGAAAGTGACACACAAGAGTTCCTCCTGACCCCTGATGTAGATCCGCAGGAGATTAAAAGTCCTGAAGACAAAGGACAAAGGACATTTTCAGACACAGAGGGAGGAAAGGCAGAACCTGACTGCGGTACATGTGACCTTGTGTGTGATTCAGAAAACGTGGTGACACAATGTCATAGCGGCTCGAGTGAGGAACGAGCTATGGTGGGTTATGAGTCAGACGTAAGCCAACATTCAAAGTCAAGACCACCTGCTGTGGATGCCTGTGAGGCAGGCTTGATGTCGGTAAATGATGGGAGGCGAGGAAAAGCAGAGGTCTCTGATTCGACCCACCAAACAAGGCGAAGCGACAGCCCTATCGAGCTGTGGCTGGACGCATGCCAGTATCTGACAGGTGAGGATACACAAGATAAGGATGTGTGGGACCAGACGGGACTTCATATTATTCAAGGAGAGCTCACCAGTGACGTTTATTTTCCCCCAGGAGAGACAAACGTGTCAGGTTACAACCCTGATGGGAGCGAGGGGATTGGCTGGTCCAGCGATGACACCAGGGGTTGGGGGCCACCAGTTGAGCGGTGGTCATCCATAGACAGCTGGGCCAGTGCACTCTCAGACTGGAGTGGGATCATCGCAGCTCCACCAGAGGACTTTGCAGCCGCTTTTACAGAAATAGGGGCCGGGATTGATGCTCTAACACAGGCACTAGCAGAGGTGAATACTCATATTAGGACAGAGACGTTTAAAGAAGGAAAGGGTCTAGAGCCAGGAGTACAGGCAACCATGGGCATCCAGGATCAGCCCCTAGAGGCGCAAAACACCCCAGAGAGCTCCTTCCTCTCTGGGCAGAGCTCTTTGTGCGAAGCTGCACGACCTGAGCTCAGAGACAGAGAGGACTCCCAGAGCGTTGAATCCTTGTGTGATTCAACAGCGAACTCACAAGATGAAAAGGAGCCGGAGGAGATCCAGAGCTGCCAGGCTGAGCTCTCTGCATGCCCCACAAACCAGCACTCATCCATGGGATCATCCAGTGCTACCATGGCCTTTCCTGGAGGGTACAGTTCAGATGTGATCGTTGGATCCAATTCTGCGTATCTGGACCTTTCTCACTTTGGATTTGAGGACACTTTTGTCAGCAGTGAAGAACATCCGGTCGTACTGAATATAACAGAGGATACAGATTTGGCGGGACAAAATAAACCTGGAGAGCTGATGATTGAAGAG CCCTTTAGAGATGAAGTGTGTGAAGTGACATACGAACACATCGTCTCCCAGCCGGGCTCTGTGGTCGAGCAGGAAGTCAACAGAAGCTGTGCGGAGGTCTTTCGAGAAGATACAGAACCTTCATCAGATCTTCGTTTTCCCCCCAAAAACACTCTGACAAACTCCCGCGTGCCAAATGTGCCCAAACGACCTGACACTCTACCAGACCTTAACGGGCCATGTCAGGTGGAGCAAGAGAGGGGACGTCCCAAGTTTATTATGCCCTTAGCCCCTCTTGATATCTGCTCCTCCCTCGTCTGTCGGACAAACTGCACTTTGGAAGGAGATCAAGCTTCTCTCAATGACAACACAGACCTCGGTTGTGGTCACGTACAACCCTGCATTCTCTGGCCAACCTTGGATGGGATTACTGACAAAACTTCTTTGGATGGTAACGAGTTGATTCATAGAAAGGAAAATACAACAAAGTCTGCAGAGAAATCTTCAACAAAGAAACAACCGGACTTTGTCACTGCGAGAAAAACAATACTTGAGGAGATTAATGACCTCAGTAACGAACTTTGTCACTTGGCTGATGTCCCTGCAGATCATTTCATCGTGTCACAGAGGAACCGCATTGCATTCATCACTTTAGATTTAAATGACCCATTTGTCCCCTGGGCTGTAAAACCCATCGCCAAAGCCATACCGTCTGAGTTAAGTCAGAAAACAGCTGGAACTATGCCGCATAAAACCCACAAGTGGACCTCAGAGAGCAGAGCCCGCTCCAAGAAGGACAAAACAGCTGGCCATCATTATGGTGTCCAAGCTACAAAGCAACAGGATCATTTATCTCATCACGTTTCCCCCCAGCAGGAAACTCGTCCTCTTTCTGAGGAAAATCACATTAGTGAGAACATTGAAGTCGGGCCTGAGGAAAAGGAGGATAAACTGGTGATTGAAGCTGTTGTAGAAGCTGAGAAAGCTCCAAACAAACCACATggcaagaagaaaaagaaacacgCTCTGAATGCAACGGGAGTGAAAAGTGTAGCGGAGCCTCTGGTTGAGGTGGACAATGGCGCAAAACCAAAGACTGCAAAGGGAAGGATTGATATGTTTGAGGCCAAGCCGGGTGGTAAAACTTGGAAAACTGAAAATGACAGTGATCAGTCGGAGGAGAAAAAGTCCCAGAAAGCAGAAGCCAAAGCTAAAGCTTCCTATGGAGAACCACTTCTGCATCGTGAAGATCATAAAGACAAGCCCAAGAACTTTACCAGTACTCTGAACGATGATATCATTAAAAAACGTCGGCTGTCAGAGAACAAATGTGTAAAGATTGTCAGTGGTTTGGACTCTAAACTACCAAAGCCAGACATTTCCATTCTGGCAAAGGCAGAGGAAACCAAGGCGGATGCTGGAGCGACTCGCAAGAAGGCGTACAGTGAAGTGGTCAAACAGAAAATCCCAGCTAAAGAAG GGGACGAGAGCAGAGTGTCTGTGAACATCTGCAACGCTTCTCAGAAAGACCTGGGCAAGTACCAGTGTCAGATCACCAGTTTACATGGATCGGCCTCCCTGGACTACGTGCTCACATATGAAG TGCTCAGTGAGATTGTCATCCCTCCATCTCCAAAGACCATCTTAT CTGCCCCTGTGGAGGTTGGGAGTGAAGAGGAGGATATCCAGTGCTCCAGGCTGATTTTCAAAGAGGATTTCCTATCTGACCAGTGTTTTGGAGAGAACCAGCCTGCCAGCATCATCACTGAAAAGGTTCACTTTGGGGAGGGGATGCACCGCCGGGCTTTCCGGACCAAGATGCAGGCGGGGCAGATACCCCTCTTACTACCAGGACACTGCTGTGTGCTCAAAGTACACAACTCCATCAGCTACGGGACCAAGAACAACGACGAGCTCGTTCAGAAGAACTTCACCTTGGCTGTAGAG GAGTGCCATGTCCAGAACACAGCAAGAGAGTACATCAAGGCGTACACAACTGCAGCGGAGTCTGTGAAGGCCTTCGGAGCGGTCCCAGA GATTATTCCCATCTACCTGGTTCACCGCCCGTCCAACGACGTCCCGTACGCCACGCTGGAGCAGGAGCTGATTGGGGACTTTGTGAAGTATTCAGTGAAGGACGGGAAGGAGATCAACCTGAAGAGGCGCGACTCGGAGCCGGGACAGAAGTGTTGTGCTTTCCAGCACTGGGTCTACCACAAGACTGACGGCAACCTGCTGGTCACTGACATGCAAG GAGTAGGAATGAGGCTTACTGATGTGGGAATAGCCACCTGTAAGAAAGG ATACAAGGGCTTCAAAGGAAACTGTGCCACTTCCTTCATTGACCAGTTCAAAGCTTTGCACCTGTGCAACATGTACTGTGAGTTACTGGGCCTCAAATCCCTGCAGCCCAAACCCAGAAAGGCTGCACCCGCCCCCAAAGCCAGAGCCCCGCCCCCCGCTGCTCCCAAGAAGAAAAGCTTTGGGCCGACAGTGAAGGGGAAGTCATAG
- the alpk2 gene encoding alpha-protein kinase 2 isoform X1 — protein sequence MHSLIENMLSAEKAGAEVELDISDPKVKSTEPLLNTSKCLNQEKTPNSDCLEPPSSSFDMSECLPFCSDSAPKDDDFRVCSYLGSSEPVLPILPHFSHDLISPLSESFSEFHFSKEPALSFSLIQDNGTPLLFGAMSSTSESSTETSDTEPPSSSEHCRATFLLKSLSHESDRLESDTALPPVSDLYIFESDTQEFLLTPDVDPQEIKSPEDKGQRTFSDTEGGKAEPDCGTCDLVCDSENVVTQCHSGSSEERAMVGYESDVSQHSKSRPPAVDACEAGLMSVNDGRRGKAEVSDSTHQTRRSDSPIELWLDACQYLTGEDTQDKDVWDQTGLHIIQGELTSDVYFPPGETNVSGYNPDGSEGIGWSSDDTRGWGPPVERWSSIDSWASALSDWSGIIAAPPEDFAAAFTEIGAGIDALTQALAEVNTHIRTETFKEGKGLEPGVQATMGIQDQPLEAQNTPESSFLSGQSSLCEAARPELRDREDSQSVESLCDSTANSQDEKEPEEIQSCQAELSACPTNQHSSMGSSSATMAFPGGYSSDVIVGSNSAYLDLSHFGFEDTFVSSEEHPVVLNITEDTDLAGQNKPGELMIEEPFRDEVCEVTYEHIVSQPGSVVEQEVNRSCAEVFREDTEPSSDLRFPPKNTLTNSRVPNVPKRPDTLPDLNGPCQVEQERGRPKFIMPLAPLDICSSLVCRTNCTLEGDQASLNDNTDLGCGHVQPCILWPTLDGITDKTSLDGNELIHRKENTTKSAEKSSTKKQPDFVTARKTILEEINDLSNELCHLADVPADHFIVSQRNRIAFITLDLNDPFVPWAVKPIAKAIPSELSQKTAGTMPHKTHKWTSESRARSKKDKTAGHHYGVQATKQQDHLSHHVSPQQETRPLSEENHISENIEVGPEEKEDKLVIEAVVEAEKAPNKPHGKKKKKHALNATGVKSVAEPLVEVDNGAKPKTAKGRIDMFEAKPGGKTWKTENDSDQSEEKKSQKAEAKAKASYGEPLLHREDHKDKPKNFTSTLNDDIIKKRRLSENKCVKIVSGLDSKLPKPDISILAKAEETKADAGATRKKAYSEVVKQKIPAKEDIKVVQPIQAVSLSGDPQTLCLWCQFAAVFSNHTVTWSRGDTVLSESKRSAGDESRVSVNICNASQKDLGKYQCQITSLHGSASLDYVLTYEVLSEIVIPPSPKTILSAPVEVGSEEEDIQCSRLIFKEDFLSDQCFGENQPASIITEKVHFGEGMHRRAFRTKMQAGQIPLLLPGHCCVLKVHNSISYGTKNNDELVQKNFTLAVEECHVQNTAREYIKAYTTAAESVKAFGAVPEIIPIYLVHRPSNDVPYATLEQELIGDFVKYSVKDGKEINLKRRDSEPGQKCCAFQHWVYHKTDGNLLVTDMQGVGMRLTDVGIATCKKGYKGFKGNCATSFIDQFKALHLCNMYCELLGLKSLQPKPRKAAPAPKARAPPPAAPKKKSFGPTVKGKS from the exons ATGCACAGTCTTATCGAAAACATGCTGTCCGCAGAAAAGGCAGGGGCCGAGGTCGAGTTAGATATCTCAGACCCTAAAGTCAAATCAACCGAGCCTTTATTAAACACTTCCAAATGTCTCAATCAGGAGAAAACCCCCAACTCAGACTGCTTGGAGCCCCCATCATCCAGCTTTGATATGTCCGAGTGTTTACCATTTTGCTCTGATTCAGCACCAAAGGATGATGATTTCAGAGTGTGTAGCTATTTGGGTTCATCAGAACCTGTATTACCAATATTACCTCACTTCTCTCATGATTTGATTTCCCCCCTCTCTGAATCTTTTTCAGAGTTTCACTTTTCAAAAGAACCAGCCCTGTCCTTTTCATTAATACAAGACAATGGTACACCTCTGCTTTTTGgggccatgtcttctacttctGAAAGTTCGACGGAGACATCTGACACTGAGCCTCCTTCCAGCTCTGAACACTGTCGAGCCACTTTTCTATTAAAGTCGTTATCACATGAGTCAGATCGTTTAGAGAGCGATACAGCTCTACCACCTGTGTCAGACCTTTACATCTTTGAAAGTGACACACAAGAGTTCCTCCTGACCCCTGATGTAGATCCGCAGGAGATTAAAAGTCCTGAAGACAAAGGACAAAGGACATTTTCAGACACAGAGGGAGGAAAGGCAGAACCTGACTGCGGTACATGTGACCTTGTGTGTGATTCAGAAAACGTGGTGACACAATGTCATAGCGGCTCGAGTGAGGAACGAGCTATGGTGGGTTATGAGTCAGACGTAAGCCAACATTCAAAGTCAAGACCACCTGCTGTGGATGCCTGTGAGGCAGGCTTGATGTCGGTAAATGATGGGAGGCGAGGAAAAGCAGAGGTCTCTGATTCGACCCACCAAACAAGGCGAAGCGACAGCCCTATCGAGCTGTGGCTGGACGCATGCCAGTATCTGACAGGTGAGGATACACAAGATAAGGATGTGTGGGACCAGACGGGACTTCATATTATTCAAGGAGAGCTCACCAGTGACGTTTATTTTCCCCCAGGAGAGACAAACGTGTCAGGTTACAACCCTGATGGGAGCGAGGGGATTGGCTGGTCCAGCGATGACACCAGGGGTTGGGGGCCACCAGTTGAGCGGTGGTCATCCATAGACAGCTGGGCCAGTGCACTCTCAGACTGGAGTGGGATCATCGCAGCTCCACCAGAGGACTTTGCAGCCGCTTTTACAGAAATAGGGGCCGGGATTGATGCTCTAACACAGGCACTAGCAGAGGTGAATACTCATATTAGGACAGAGACGTTTAAAGAAGGAAAGGGTCTAGAGCCAGGAGTACAGGCAACCATGGGCATCCAGGATCAGCCCCTAGAGGCGCAAAACACCCCAGAGAGCTCCTTCCTCTCTGGGCAGAGCTCTTTGTGCGAAGCTGCACGACCTGAGCTCAGAGACAGAGAGGACTCCCAGAGCGTTGAATCCTTGTGTGATTCAACAGCGAACTCACAAGATGAAAAGGAGCCGGAGGAGATCCAGAGCTGCCAGGCTGAGCTCTCTGCATGCCCCACAAACCAGCACTCATCCATGGGATCATCCAGTGCTACCATGGCCTTTCCTGGAGGGTACAGTTCAGATGTGATCGTTGGATCCAATTCTGCGTATCTGGACCTTTCTCACTTTGGATTTGAGGACACTTTTGTCAGCAGTGAAGAACATCCGGTCGTACTGAATATAACAGAGGATACAGATTTGGCGGGACAAAATAAACCTGGAGAGCTGATGATTGAAGAG CCCTTTAGAGATGAAGTGTGTGAAGTGACATACGAACACATCGTCTCCCAGCCGGGCTCTGTGGTCGAGCAGGAAGTCAACAGAAGCTGTGCGGAGGTCTTTCGAGAAGATACAGAACCTTCATCAGATCTTCGTTTTCCCCCCAAAAACACTCTGACAAACTCCCGCGTGCCAAATGTGCCCAAACGACCTGACACTCTACCAGACCTTAACGGGCCATGTCAGGTGGAGCAAGAGAGGGGACGTCCCAAGTTTATTATGCCCTTAGCCCCTCTTGATATCTGCTCCTCCCTCGTCTGTCGGACAAACTGCACTTTGGAAGGAGATCAAGCTTCTCTCAATGACAACACAGACCTCGGTTGTGGTCACGTACAACCCTGCATTCTCTGGCCAACCTTGGATGGGATTACTGACAAAACTTCTTTGGATGGTAACGAGTTGATTCATAGAAAGGAAAATACAACAAAGTCTGCAGAGAAATCTTCAACAAAGAAACAACCGGACTTTGTCACTGCGAGAAAAACAATACTTGAGGAGATTAATGACCTCAGTAACGAACTTTGTCACTTGGCTGATGTCCCTGCAGATCATTTCATCGTGTCACAGAGGAACCGCATTGCATTCATCACTTTAGATTTAAATGACCCATTTGTCCCCTGGGCTGTAAAACCCATCGCCAAAGCCATACCGTCTGAGTTAAGTCAGAAAACAGCTGGAACTATGCCGCATAAAACCCACAAGTGGACCTCAGAGAGCAGAGCCCGCTCCAAGAAGGACAAAACAGCTGGCCATCATTATGGTGTCCAAGCTACAAAGCAACAGGATCATTTATCTCATCACGTTTCCCCCCAGCAGGAAACTCGTCCTCTTTCTGAGGAAAATCACATTAGTGAGAACATTGAAGTCGGGCCTGAGGAAAAGGAGGATAAACTGGTGATTGAAGCTGTTGTAGAAGCTGAGAAAGCTCCAAACAAACCACATggcaagaagaaaaagaaacacgCTCTGAATGCAACGGGAGTGAAAAGTGTAGCGGAGCCTCTGGTTGAGGTGGACAATGGCGCAAAACCAAAGACTGCAAAGGGAAGGATTGATATGTTTGAGGCCAAGCCGGGTGGTAAAACTTGGAAAACTGAAAATGACAGTGATCAGTCGGAGGAGAAAAAGTCCCAGAAAGCAGAAGCCAAAGCTAAAGCTTCCTATGGAGAACCACTTCTGCATCGTGAAGATCATAAAGACAAGCCCAAGAACTTTACCAGTACTCTGAACGATGATATCATTAAAAAACGTCGGCTGTCAGAGAACAAATGTGTAAAGATTGTCAGTGGTTTGGACTCTAAACTACCAAAGCCAGACATTTCCATTCTGGCAAAGGCAGAGGAAACCAAGGCGGATGCTGGAGCGACTCGCAAGAAGGCGTACAGTGAAGTGGTCAAACAGAAAATCCCAGCTAAAGAAG ACATTAAAGTGGTACAGCCCATCCAGGCAGTGTCGCTGAGCGGAGACCCCCAGACTCTGTGCCTGTGGTGTCAGTTTGCGGCGGTTTTCTCCAACCACACTGTCACCTGGAGCAGAGGCGACACTGTCCTGTCTGAGAGCAAGAGAAG TGCAGGGGACGAGAGCAGAGTGTCTGTGAACATCTGCAACGCTTCTCAGAAAGACCTGGGCAAGTACCAGTGTCAGATCACCAGTTTACATGGATCGGCCTCCCTGGACTACGTGCTCACATATGAAG TGCTCAGTGAGATTGTCATCCCTCCATCTCCAAAGACCATCTTAT CTGCCCCTGTGGAGGTTGGGAGTGAAGAGGAGGATATCCAGTGCTCCAGGCTGATTTTCAAAGAGGATTTCCTATCTGACCAGTGTTTTGGAGAGAACCAGCCTGCCAGCATCATCACTGAAAAGGTTCACTTTGGGGAGGGGATGCACCGCCGGGCTTTCCGGACCAAGATGCAGGCGGGGCAGATACCCCTCTTACTACCAGGACACTGCTGTGTGCTCAAAGTACACAACTCCATCAGCTACGGGACCAAGAACAACGACGAGCTCGTTCAGAAGAACTTCACCTTGGCTGTAGAG GAGTGCCATGTCCAGAACACAGCAAGAGAGTACATCAAGGCGTACACAACTGCAGCGGAGTCTGTGAAGGCCTTCGGAGCGGTCCCAGA GATTATTCCCATCTACCTGGTTCACCGCCCGTCCAACGACGTCCCGTACGCCACGCTGGAGCAGGAGCTGATTGGGGACTTTGTGAAGTATTCAGTGAAGGACGGGAAGGAGATCAACCTGAAGAGGCGCGACTCGGAGCCGGGACAGAAGTGTTGTGCTTTCCAGCACTGGGTCTACCACAAGACTGACGGCAACCTGCTGGTCACTGACATGCAAG GAGTAGGAATGAGGCTTACTGATGTGGGAATAGCCACCTGTAAGAAAGG ATACAAGGGCTTCAAAGGAAACTGTGCCACTTCCTTCATTGACCAGTTCAAAGCTTTGCACCTGTGCAACATGTACTGTGAGTTACTGGGCCTCAAATCCCTGCAGCCCAAACCCAGAAAGGCTGCACCCGCCCCCAAAGCCAGAGCCCCGCCCCCCGCTGCTCCCAAGAAGAAAAGCTTTGGGCCGACAGTGAAGGGGAAGTCATAG